Proteins from one Immundisolibacter sp. genomic window:
- a CDS encoding SRPBCC family protein codes for MNQPASPVLPAKKWTLQYPELGTGPLPHEPNISSAYFEKEREKLFKRTWLLLCREDELPRPGSYVVKQMPILETSVLLVRGDDGVVRAFHNSCRHRGNKVVMGAGEKTGDSRGFMCGFHGWTYDLQGRLTHIVDEEDFFDLDKCALGLKPIHCDTWRGFVFINAMDTPRETLAEALGDWGREVEAFPFENFELVNVYSANVRCNWKIGLDAFQEGYHALTLHAKSACEPFVSKHNPFAHLLYVKLYPEGQRRASFPANLDFVPAPSVQHAVKYAGNNVYAYQDGHTRNLPGLNPSGASDWSFDINIIFPHVQFLASDAFYVTQHFWPISVDETYWELRQYLPKCTTVSGRIAQQNSQAALRDVIREDLVTLENTQSVLRSGAISHMQLNDNEIAVRHSYFKVAERVNAPD; via the coding sequence ATGAATCAACCTGCGTCACCGGTATTGCCGGCGAAGAAATGGACCTTGCAGTATCCGGAGTTGGGCACGGGCCCGCTGCCACACGAGCCGAACATCTCGTCGGCCTACTTCGAAAAGGAGCGCGAGAAATTGTTCAAGCGCACCTGGCTGCTGCTGTGCCGGGAGGATGAACTGCCTCGACCCGGCAGCTATGTGGTCAAGCAAATGCCGATCCTCGAGACCTCGGTACTGCTGGTGCGCGGCGACGACGGCGTGGTGCGGGCATTTCACAACTCTTGCCGGCACCGCGGCAACAAGGTCGTTATGGGTGCTGGCGAGAAGACTGGCGACAGCCGTGGCTTCATGTGTGGCTTTCACGGCTGGACCTACGATTTGCAAGGCAGACTGACCCATATCGTCGACGAGGAAGACTTTTTCGACCTCGACAAGTGCGCCCTGGGCCTGAAACCGATTCACTGCGATACCTGGCGCGGCTTTGTGTTCATCAATGCCATGGATACCCCGCGCGAGACACTGGCCGAAGCGCTCGGCGACTGGGGGCGCGAGGTCGAGGCGTTTCCATTCGAGAACTTCGAACTGGTGAACGTCTACTCCGCCAACGTGCGGTGTAACTGGAAAATCGGACTCGATGCGTTTCAGGAGGGCTACCACGCTCTCACGCTGCACGCCAAAAGCGCTTGCGAGCCGTTTGTGTCCAAGCACAATCCGTTCGCCCACCTGCTGTACGTGAAGTTGTATCCGGAGGGTCAGCGGCGGGCGTCGTTCCCGGCCAATCTCGACTTTGTGCCAGCGCCGTCGGTGCAGCATGCCGTGAAGTACGCGGGAAACAACGTGTATGCCTACCAGGACGGACACACGCGTAACTTGCCGGGGCTGAACCCCAGCGGTGCCTCCGACTGGTCGTTCGATATCAACATCATCTTCCCGCACGTGCAGTTTCTGGCCAGCGACGCCTTCTACGTCACCCAGCACTTCTGGCCGATCTCGGTGGACGAAACCTACTGGGAGCTACGTCAGTACTTGCCCAAATGCACCACCGTGTCCGGGCGCATCGCGCAGCAGAATTCGCAGGCGGCCCTGCGTGACGTGATTCGCGAAGATCTTGTAACCCTGGAGAACACGCAGTCGGTGCTGCGCTCCGGGGCCATCAGCCACATGCAGCTGAACGATAACGAGATTGCTGTGCGCCACTCGTATTTCAAAGTGGCCGAGCGCGTAAACGCGCCGGATTGA